Proteins from a genomic interval of Schistosoma mansoni strain Puerto Rico chromosome 6, complete genome:
- a CDS encoding putative paramyosin has translation MKDSVNIENSLISLHIQVDSNLFNDIYRLAYDKSGIIQIIQQVQTDYQDLNKADNKNLSSLVNIQQHLLKLSSVFITLDTLRRFSDEIPLEQLQTPVILTDSKKLKHTPIISGNENTDMNCERKGRKLVDKCCFERFCGPSPSTSICTPVRKGKEKVRKYIIRLPKEEWKSHKTPWTIEESIALWHGVMHAPGSKSWSQIWHQSFRHSNRSQVNLKDRWRVIDNSETIKNAIRQAYVSWTSQFTNGKDSPVRYNHLPIPIIVRTCQST, from the exons ATGAAAGACAGTGTTAATATTGAGAACTCATTAATCTCATTGCATATTCAAGTGGATTCAAACTTGTTCAATGATATTTACAGACTGGCTTATGATAAAAGTGGTATTATACAGATCATTCAACAGGTGCAAACAGATTACCAG GATCTAAATAAAGCAGATAATAAAAACTTATCCAGTCTTGTCAACATTCAACAACATTTACTTAAATTGTCATCAGTTTTTATTACTTTGGATACTTTGAGGCGATTCAGTGACGAAATACCACTTGAGCAACTACAAACACCAG TAATTTTAACCGATAGTAAGAAATTGAAACATACACCCATAATTAGTGGTAATGAAAACACCGATATGAATTGTGAACGAAAAGGAAGAAAATTAGTTGACAAATGTTGCTTTGAACGATTTTGTGGACCATCACCCTCAACATCAATATGTACACCTGTCCGTAAAG GTAAGGAGAAAGTTCGGAAGTATATAATCCGTCTTCCGAAAGAGGAATGGAAATCACACAAAACACCTTGGACAATTGAAGAATCTATAGCATTATGGCATGGAGTAATGCATGCTCCTGGTTCGAAAAGTTGGTCTCAAATCTGGCATCAATCCTTTCGACATAGTAATCGTAGTCAAGTAAATTTAAAAGATCGGTGGCGTGTCATAGATAATAGTGAAACTATTAAAAATGCAATTCGACAGGCATACGTTAGTTGGACATCACAGTTTACTAATGGAAAAGACAGTCCAGTCA